The following is a genomic window from Chanos chanos chromosome 1, fChaCha1.1, whole genome shotgun sequence.
CTGATATTCTGTCGAAAAAATTTCCAACACCAAAACTAGCTAAGGACTTTGGGACACCATGATTGTACAGAGCAATATTCTCACCTAATTTATATGTTCTTTATTTGCCGTCTTGGTAGAAATATCTTGTTAAATCGTTTGATACTCCTTTCTCCATTCCCTCCTGCTGTTGTCAGACTTGAGAAGCTCCTGTGAAGCCAGCAGTAGGGACTTGTAGACATCGGCCAATTTACTTCCTGGTCAGAGTTTTCCAATACCAAAATAAAAGCCAAATTCAATGCTTAattgtttaaaatgatcttCAAAGTTTTTATGTTGGTTTATGACATCATCCTGTTGTGTGatgaatatattttgaatttaaaaattcaaacgTAAAATCTTTACTTTAAATACGTAACGGTTGTAGCCAAGCTATAAAATGTTTGGGCAATGCTTGTTTAACTCCGTTTACAGTCTAGTATTTGGGTTAGTGAATTGTAAATCCATTGATTTAACTTCCGCCCTCTCGCAACCAAGTTTTTCGTTTAATCGACTACTCGTGTATAATTTCGAGGATATAGGGCAGATACAGGGTAATATACGTCTTTAATCTGAATAACCGTCAGATCTATGCTCAACTTGAGCTCCTTAGACATcatctgttgtctctctctgcgCAAGAAAGACTCCACAGaactggcagagagaaagaacgggagagagttaaaaaaaaaaaaaagtgatttcagAAGGACGAGGAAGAGATTCAGAGATGTTTGGGTATATCCAGCCATTTGTGAACAGTATTGTTAGTCCAAGACATGTTATTTTGACAGGGAAAGAAAACTTCCGTTAAAATCGTTGCAAGGCGTCCCGGGTTTCTCAATTATGTCCTTTAAGATTGTCCACCAATTCGGTCCTTTCAACTGTGGTCTAATTTTGAGACGACAAATTTTGTCCTGCAGCTAAAGCGGAAGATCgcttcagttcaataaaaaCGGTTCTCGATACCGCTAACTATAAACTCAACAATATGTTAATTTCGTGTCGTTGAGTACACATTTCTAAATATCTGAGTGTTGGTctaaacagttttaaatttgCTTCTGTAGTGAGCATTGCGTGAAATCCTGCCATGTTTGATATGAATTATTTACTAACTCACTGCATCTTAACCTGGTGTCTCCGCTTGGTGGCAGCATGTGCGCGTTTTGAGGTTATGATAACTGCCAACGTTAAAATACACGAATCTGCCTTTAATATAAGGTGTTTAAAGGTTTGATATTGAAAACGTGTTATAAGAAAGATGGGAGTATGAGTCTGTAACTTAATTACACTGGCTCAACAGCATAATCCTACGATTTTAAAATAACTGCGAAGAGGCTCAGCAGTTGCCAGACCCCGACAGATTTGTCTCCTCAATGACAAAGCTGCACTTGTGGGGTGAAATCTCGAGATATTTCTGATGTGTTGAATCCGAAATTTGGTCAAATCTTTGACGGGTTGACGGTTTCCAGGAAGAAACTTAACCAACTGCTCAATGCAGACCAgttcaaaacagatttttttttaagcaataCATTACTGAATAAGACATAAACCAATCACATAAAATGCACAAAGGGcaaagcatttcatttattGCACTTGAAAATCAGAACAGGGTTGTCTCATATATAAAGGCGAGATACAGAATTACTTAGCTCTTGAAGAATTAATCTGTGGTATCCCATGGACACATCATGCAAACTTTTATTCCTCAATTTACAAATGCTGAGGACCCTACTATGGtctcactgaatgaatgagccAGTTTACCAGGATTAAGAAGCATCTCTTCCAAGACTGTTCAGAGCTGGGTATTTTCAGTGATGTGTGGTATTCTCCCAACTGTTAATTAATCTAGCATGTAATGTTGTTATGTCATGGAATGCTGCTATGTAGTTGTCgcattacatttatattttatgggaatctaaaaataaagaaattagaTCCACCcttagaaaataaagaaaacctaACAGAAACATTTCATTACAAAGCACTTTCTTTACAGAATCCGTAGGCTCCAAAATAATCAAGCATAGCTCAGTAGACATACAGAATATAGTATTATACAAAgccaaaaacatacaaataccaCTAAGGAActtatttttcataaaacaatacaaagtcattcattgttttgtatttgcaaaAACATGGCAAAAATTTCGTATGTGCTCTTGCATTCTGTAAAATACaggtacatatatatatatatatatatatatatatatatatatatatatatatatagatatatatatatgaacttAACTTGCTGTCATGTCAGAAATGTTGTACTTCATGTTAGAAGATTAGGCTAATTCTCTCATATTTTTCTCATTCAGTGGGGTGTATTTTTCAGCGTCTAAAACTGAATCTTTGGCAGTTCTGGTTTTGTGttcaaaaagtgcaaatgaTACCATCAAAaacatcctcacaacccagAATGATGGATCTTGAGATGTGTACCTATGCCAAGTACCTTACAGTCATCAAAATACAGATTTTATGCACTTGTTACAATGTATCAAACATTGTCAAACATCTGTAAGAAATCAGACTCATTCAGTTTTGTTCAGATTTGTGCATGTAACTTGTAAAAACATATACAATTTCATTAACTATATTGTTCACCTTCACACAGGGGTACATTCACAATTTGATATGGCATGGTAATAACTTAGACAGTTTACTTCCATAACCTTCACTTTAAACCTAAACAAGTGCACATATTCCTACGTATTCCTCAGAGGGCTTCTGTCTTCAAACTGTAAGCAAGTGGACTCAAACTATATAAAAGGCCAAGAACATACTTTTAAAAGATTTAGAAGTTATTAAAAGATAAAGCATTCATTTTAACAGGTGACACTACACATATGTGAAAATAAACCGCAAACTGATTGCTCTTCCAAAACCAAGCCATATTTCCCTTGGCCtttttttacatgtatgtatgttaacTCCATGTAACTGTATGGTGGGCATTGTCGGAACTCTGCCATAACACTTGTAACTATTCAGTCCTCTGAGAGCTGCAAGCATGGCTTAGCAAAATGGAGTTTGGTGTCAGTTTAAGACTGAGCTGTAATGCTAGCTGAACATAATGTATGTTGTtacatgtgtgcctgtgtttaaCCTGcagtcattcatttaaattaagGAGAAGATGTGGAAGAGACCAGAAGTCCATCTGCGGTAGGACAAAAAGGCAGTACAGGATGAGCCATACAATCAGAAGGATGTGGAGTTCAGGCACCTCTGTTTCATCCGAGTTCTCTTGATTTTTAGATGTCTTACTCTCCTCCCTATGAAACAGACGGAAGCGTGACCAAAAAAGGAGTTATAACAGgcaaaacattttctgtaaaacatacatgcacaaaaaaGCACTGGTTGACTAgacattttcactctcttgAGAGAAGCCTTCAGAAAGCATATATATTTGTTCAGTAGTTCTGTTGCCTCACTCAACTGAAGCTTCTTGGTGATGTAATGATCGTGCAGATTTATAAATTTTCCACATGATTGTCAAAGGAAACTAGAGAGGCTCATTTGCTTGAGGTTGACATGGGAACCATAAATAGGCCACACCTTGATATTCAAATTGCTGTGAGCAAAGGGAATGTCGTGTTCCTCCGAGGCCTATCCTTAGCGTACAGACAGTGCTCACCGAGGACAACGCAACAACGACTGACTCCTACACCCAAAGCAGTTGTGAACCAGGGAGAAATGTTATGTGGCATAATGAGTCAGAGCTCTTTTATCTTCACTGGCGGATTCACGCTGgattttcagacattttgtgGTTAACTAAAATGGGATTATGTATCCATTTCTAACTGACAGACTTTAAAGTATAAGGGTAAAAACTTTATAGCAGTGTTATACCTTTTATTGGCACCAATGCTCTCTAAGCTGCTGGCTTCTATGGGTGACCCATTTTCACCCTGTTGGAAATGAAGAGATATAATGTTGGTATACAGGAGATTTGGTCATGACTAATGACaataaatggattaaactaatacCAAGTTCATGATTTTGCCACAtctacaaaaatacatttattaaaaaaataacaggaaaatgAACATCAGAAAAGCtgtgaaacataaaaatgtaaaatagtTTATTAACCCAGCATGAACCTACATGTCATAGTAACTATCAGTAATCATAATGTAACTGACCTGTAATTCATTTGAGTCAATCACCTTCCTTTCACACAGCTGACTTTCATCTGTGCTGTTGTCACCAACAGAAATTTCCCTGTTCAAGTAAAAAGACACCAGTCatgtaaacaaaaaaggagCTGTCTTTCTCAAATGATTCTTCAGGTTACCTGGTCCAGCTTTTAGTtacaatcattttttaaaagactaAAACAGCAGCATAACACATTATATATACTACAATAAATGCCAATGAATGTTATCTAATTGGCACAGCCTTTAGTTAACACTACAGATGATCTAATAGACTGAAACAGTGGTTTAAAAAGGAAACCAGTACAGTATTATTGGCAAAGGTCAGTGAGGTATCATATTCCAAAAACAAACGACTACATTTAAGGGTAATTTTGTGTTGTTCTGCAAGGCACACTTCTGAGGTCATGTTTCTCTGAAAACATGCCTTTTCCCAGAGGTATGAGCTGCTCTGTTTGTGGGCCTTTATGCAACAGGCACTAATAATAGAACGGTACCTCAGAGTCTCCATGTTTTCTCTGGCAGCAGCCAGCTCCTCATCAGTCTTAATGAGCTCGTACTGCTCAGCTGGCACATCTATCTCCACTGCACCCCACTCTCCTGGGTGCCTTTCCCAGGGCTCGAAGAGGCATTGGTCTTGCAGCTTGGGAGACACCTCTCCTGACTGGACACACAAGAAGGGAGTAGGTGAACATCACACCCAGACATTGCTATGGCAACATTTTTACCAAACATTACACCTAGAGAGTAAACAGTCCACGCCCAAGGCAGGCAATACTTCTCATGTCGAGTTTTCCTCCCTGCAAGATTATCTGCCCATCCTAATCTGACATGCCTGGATCTAATATTCAAAGGCTCTTCAGGACCATCAGCTGGATCATGACAGTTTGCGTGAGATCAGAAGAAAAGCCTGCATATCCCGTGGACCTTCACGAAGATGATTACCTGCCCCTAGATCTTAACAATCACAACATCAAGAAATCACCAAATGTGGACACTCTTACAAATATCAAACACCAAACCATGCCTGTATTAGCAGTGTTTGGCACATGTGGATTTAAGGCATTTTTAAGGCATTCAGAATACCTGCAAGGCTTTTAGCAGTCATTCAGTATGACACCCTGACTGACAAattttactcttttcttttaatatgcAACATTCGAATGTGTGCTTTCTGATTCAGGTCATATGAAATCACTGAAGCACTCTGAACAGGGAGTATCAGTATGTAAGTGGGATGATCTACTTATAGAGCATCTGAAGTCTCCAAGAATTTAGTTACTTGTCTGCACATCTTCATTTGCTCTCACTAATGATTAATCTTGAATCATTTATGgaatgtgtatcagtgtatctTTTAAATGCAGTGAATGCATCAGCAGTTCCTACAGCATCAAAACACTTTAGACATGCTTACTGAAACTGAGAACTAACTGATCATTAAACTAGAAATGGGCCATTCTAGGAAATTGCCTCCGGTAAACCACTTTAGATTTACTCTCTTGAACTTGACTCAACTGCTACATGCCTCATATtactgtcagtgtctgtgttgtctggtcCAGCGTAGCCTATGATGTAGTAAAGACTGGTCATTTTGCCCTATTACCTTCCTCTGTATCACATCATCACTGCCTTGTGCCATTCCATCTTCGCTGTCAGTCTCAGAATCTGGCGATCTGTGTTGAGTTGGTGCTGGCTGGAGCGGTGTCACACTAAGGGAAAGACGATGATCTGTCAGATCTTTCTCAGGCTCTTCTAAGAGAGTAGGGATCTCCTCAGCCTCCTCAGAGATGGCCTGGCTTTCATCCTgacaatccaaagaaagactatCTATGTTCTGTTCAGTGCTGTCCACTGGGCTGTGGGGCACTGGTGAGGTAGGACTGAGATTATCTTCCTCACAGAGGACTGAGTCAGGCTTGGGCTCCACAAAAGCCTCAATCACTTCTGATATGGGCACATCATAGTGTGGGTAGTACACCATGTCCAGTGGTATCACCGAAATAGCcctatttgttttgtcttcctctccttctgtaTTGCTTATTTTGCAAGGAACCTCATCATTCATCTCACATTCTGCTGGTCTTTCCTCATTTTCCAACTTACTCTCTTCCACATTAGTCACATCTTCAGAAATCCCCTCAGCTCCTCTTGACTCCTTTTCAAATGAACTTTTAGCCGCACTTGGCTCATCTTCAGAATTGTTTCTTGTTCCTTCTTCTGCAAATTTCTCCTCTAGCTCATTCTCTATCCAGTTTGGTCCCTCAAGATTGGTCATTCTGTCTGGATCAGGTTCTCCATTACACAGGCCTTTTTCAGTCACCTCGTTGACAAGACTGGAGTCCTCATAGCTTCCCTCACTACTGACTGGTGTAATTTCAGAAGTGTCATCAGTGTACCTCTGAGACAGCCCAGCAGAGGCCTGTGGTTTAGCTTCAGCAAAGTCCTTCATTTCAACTCCTCCACTTATATCTGAACCCTCTAATCCAACAGCCAAGTTTACCTCTTCCCTCTGACTTAATGGGCTGTTTGGAGCCTTAGATTCATTGTAGTGTGTGCAGCCCGGAGGAACTTCTGGCTCTGTACAAACCTGTTCTGCAATATCTCTCATTTGTTTATGACTTTGCTCTGGGTCCTCTTGTGGCTCATCCTCTAAATGCTTTGTCTGGTCTTCTTCCTTGCATTCAATCAGACCTGTCCGGACAATAAGTTCATCATCATTTATGCTGCAGTCTTTCTTTGTCCCCATACAATCACTTAACACATCTTGCACATTGTGATCTTCTGGTTCTTCTAATTGCTGTGTCTTCTCGGATAGTTCACTGCACAATGGCTCTTTGCCATCCTTTGTCTTAGAGGGGATTTTCTCATCTTCATTTAGACATTCAGGTTCACTTTCAGCCTTCACAGCAACAGTGACTTGATCTGGTTCATCTAGTGATTCAGGAGAGAGCCTGTGCACAGCTGTAGTGTTTTTAACATGACTGGAAGACTCTGTCACACCAGTGGAATATTCAGATTCACTTTCCATCTTATTTTTGACatctgtctcttgtctctcaGAGTCACCAGTTGGTGCTTCTGTATTACCAGCATCAGACTGtactgctgtgtgttctgtgtaatCCTTGTCACCTGGAAAGAACCCTGAGTCACTGTCCCCATGGGCAAGTTCATGAGGTgattgaaaaacagttttgtcaCACTGCACTAATTGTGTTTTGCTTAGATCTGAATCCGTGTTTGATCTGATCATGGCCTCTTGTTTAGGCATATCGCTGGCAGTTCCATCCTCATTCAGTTCTAAAATATACCTATATGCATCTTCATCCTCCGATGGCAGTGTGGTTTTGGCCTGTAGACTCTCCACAGAGCTGAGGGAAAAGTTCCCCTCATCTATGaacagctctgtgtctgtattttcatGTGAGTTCCCATCCAGTGCCAGTGGTGATTCTTGATCTTGTAGCATTTCACAGGTAGAAGAGGAATCTCTCAATTcacctgtctcactgctctccCCCAGCGAGACATCACTGGGGCTCTGCTGTAGCTCCTCAAGAGGAGTAGTTTCACTAGTCATCTCGCTCCATGAGTCTGGTGACTCAATCACGGAGTCGGCAAAAGAGGGCTGCGGGGAGCTGGAGGAGGACACAGTGCAGTAAACCTCTTTGTTTAGGTCAAGAGAGTGATTAAAGGACCGGTCATCTGCCGGACTTGGGCTAAATCCAACAGACGATTCTTCACTGGCCCAGGGTCTGTCCTCTGATGTCCCTGAATGGACAGGAGAAGAAGTCTGCTCAAGATCATCGGACACAGACGAAATGAAGATCTTGGGTGGCGGCTGGACCCAGTCCCTCTTTACAACAcaagatttttctcttttcctctgaacACCGTTTCTAACCATTGGCTCATTCAATCGTGCGCTGACCTTACTCCTCTCTATGACATCCGACATCTGATCCTgaaggcagagagaagaaaacgaGGTAATGGTcattacagtttattttcatggtcatatcttttggcaTTGGAATTTCATCTTGCTATATACAAAAACCCACTATGTTTGTGTTAAGATCCTTTTCAGTGCTATTTTAAAGTTAACTGCAATAACTCACCAGATGTCTAAATGCAAAATGGCTTTGCATCATGTCATTTCAAACCTGTGGTGCAGCCTACTAAATATGAAAAACTGATGCAATGCACCTTTTGGGAGTTTTATTCTTTGGAATATTTTCTAGTAAGGTCACCGTGGCTCATAAATGATCTTGTGTCacattttgaataaaaacataatgtcaataaacaattaaacaacAACTTGAAAATGTCAAATGCTAATATCAGGTTCATTGTATATTGATGAACAGCTGCACACACCCTTGTTCACCAACCCACAAGAAAGTATCTTACCTCCTCCATGCCTGGGAAGTGCTCAAGGAACTGGGACACATAAGTCATTATAGACTGTTCATCAGGTGGATTAAGGGTCACATCTGCAGagacatacatttttacatttcaatgAGCTGGCACACGTCAATAATGGTAATACTAAACAATATAGAGCAAACCAAATAGTGAATACTTTAGTGATGTGCATATAGTCACCTACTCATCTAGAAGGACACTATACAAAATTGTATGGTAAACATTCCATGCCATGATTATATCATTCAACTCAGGGCGACTCCATTTTGTTGTCACGGTGATAGTACACTACTTGCCAAGTTGATAGGCATTAGAATAACTCTGGCACATGAGGAAGCTAATCTGTGGTTTCACCTTCAGGTTCCAGTAGCCGTGGAATGCCCAAGCTATAGTGTGCTGTTCTGAATGCCTCCTCAATGTTCTCTCTTGGTGATCTCAGCAGTGCTCTCCTCATGTCCACCAGACTGGGGTCAATGGACTTGATAACAGCAAGAAAAGCCAGACCACTTGTCCAGCTCTTACCAAAGTCTTGGACAGCCACTCCATATCTGACAGAGAGATAAGCAATGAGccattcagaaaacacaacacagaaatctctcaaaatgtttttgtcctcCACAAAATATCTTACTTTCTAGTGCGTCTCTGCACCCACTGCAGGAGGGTCTTTATGGCTTTTCCATGATCCCTAGCAGCAATAGAAGGTCGCCTCTCATCTGAGGGTGTGCTGGAGTGGGAGGTGTCTGAATCAGAGCTGGTGGGAATGGAAGACAAGCTGGAAGAAGAGGGGAACTGGCTCTTGATGTTCCCAGTGAGCTCTTTAATCTATAGAGCAGATACAAGAAATCcagtgggacaaaaaaaaaaaaaaataagtcttGGAGAATTGCCTGTTCTTTTGTCAAAACGCTTATCTAAAGTGATTAGTTTCATGCaagaaaatttgaaaaatagaGGAACATAAACTATTAGTTCCACTCATTTGGAAAACAAATTTGGACATCTAATTTAATGCTGTGTGATTGTTTAGAGATTGGGACAGATGAATTGGTTAAGAGAGCCTGACAACACTGTAGTTACACTATCTTTATGTAACCCATTAAGAAAGAACATGTCTCCCACGACCAGCAGTGTTTGAGCATATCTACACAACCTACAGCTAAAAgccaatttgttttgttttggttgaaaCAGGACAGCTCAGTGAGAAAGAAGTAGTAAGAACTTCACCAAAGCTGATGGTGAAAgagggacaaacagagagaaagagagagcatcaTGAAACAGAGCTTTCAATTTCAATATGAAACTTCACCTGGAAAAACAGGATGATATTCCAGATGAGCCCAAGAATTATTGAGGAATTTCCATCTGCGACATCAACAGCATCAATGCTGACCAGCTTAACCTGGCAGAGATGTTTGTTgcacattaatatttaaattgaAAATTTCAACAGTTAGACCAGTGTGTAGTCCTTTGTATTTCTGTGAGACTTCAGCTAATACTTACATTTCTTTCCTCCAAAAATGCCAGTACTTTGGCAATGTTATTTAGCCTGAAAATGCGATGTGAGGATGGCTTGAATCCATGCAGCTGAAAGGTcagagtggaggaaaaaaaataaatacaccatATCAGaacaacagtaaacacacatgtGTGAAATATTagcttttattaaaaaaaaatatttattaaaccTAAGGCAAAATTCTTACCAGCTTACATCCTGACAATTCCTCAAGCAGAGCCATTAGAATCTTGCCATCCTGAATGTCACGAAACAGGTCATGGACTACCATTGGAGGATTGCACTGAAAGGGAATGACAGGAGATAGAGTTGAAATCAGGTCAGTTAATGTTTTGAATTTATCATTGCTCCTTAAGAATTTAACCATTTAGTACATTACAGGGGCGGGGTAGGAGGTTTCATGTGATCATTTCCAACTCTGAAACAATTACACATCATTCTATTGTAAAACTCAAATGACAAACAGTTTTGAATAGATTTTTTTGGCAGTGCATGgtagctgaagagagagagagagagagagagagagagagagagaggtcaatcttccaaacaaaacagagaggacaAATGTGTAATTGTCAATTAGTGGGTCAAAGTTTTGATGAGACGCCAGACCCTGAGTAACAGAATAGAGGCTCTTtgtacaacaaaacaaaagattcaACATTGGTTGTTTTCAGCCAGTACTCTAGGCACTTAGAACAGCAGTGTTATCATCTCCAAGCTGTCTGAAACACTAGAACCACAACAAAGCCATGCCAGTGACAACAATGGAAGGGAGCCTGACGAGTAAACCTACAGTGGCTTGGGTAATGTGCATTGCAAATGTTTGactatgtatacatatatatcagtGCATGGGGAagtcagagagcaggagagggcaaaggaagaaagagagaaagaaagaagaaagagagagagagagagagagagagagagagagggagaaagaaagaaagaaagattctgCATACCATTCTCTCTGCTTACTttctttaagagaaaaaaatacccCTCTGGAGTATTGTTATCGTTGTTTCATTTTGGCATATTAGATTCTATACCTTATGCATGTTTAATGTTGGACGATGGCAATTCTACTGAATTCATCTATTATTCATTGTAAAAAAGGGTACAAAAATTCCTGTTTACTGTTCATGTCATCACATGAGGGAAGTGTGGCCTGAAAAGTGCTCATACAGAAACAACCTGGAACTATCAAATAGAAATGCAGAGGCTGAGCTCAGGAAGGTGGATTTTGTTTATAATGTCAATCCCAAAAGTGTgcagggataaaaaaaaattacataatcTTCCACTAACCTTTTCTAAATGTAAATTCATCCATCTTGTAAAAGTCCTCTTCTGAACAAGTTCTCTTTCAActggaaaagagacagacattcTACATGTTAATTT
Proteins encoded in this region:
- the clmna gene encoding calmin produces the protein MAGHEWDDWFEREEFIGQISDIRVQNLQVERELVQKRTFTRWMNLHLEKCNPPMVVHDLFRDIQDGKILMALLEELSGCKLLHGFKPSSHRIFRLNNIAKVLAFLEERNVKLVSIDAVDVADGNSSIILGLIWNIILFFQIKELTGNIKSQFPSSSSLSSIPTSSDSDTSHSSTPSDERRPSIAARDHGKAIKTLLQWVQRRTRKYGVAVQDFGKSWTSGLAFLAVIKSIDPSLVDMRRALLRSPRENIEEAFRTAHYSLGIPRLLEPEDVTLNPPDEQSIMTYVSQFLEHFPGMEEDQMSDVIERSKVSARLNEPMVRNGVQRKREKSCVVKRDWVQPPPKIFISSVSDDLEQTSSPVHSGTSEDRPWASEESSVGFSPSPADDRSFNHSLDLNKEVYCTVSSSSSPQPSFADSVIESPDSWSEMTSETTPLEELQQSPSDVSLGESSETGELRDSSSTCEMLQDQESPLALDGNSHENTDTELFIDEGNFSLSSVESLQAKTTLPSEDEDAYRYILELNEDGTASDMPKQEAMIRSNTDSDLSKTQLVQCDKTVFQSPHELAHGDSDSGFFPGDKDYTEHTAVQSDAGNTEAPTGDSERQETDVKNKMESESEYSTGVTESSSHVKNTTAVHRLSPESLDEPDQVTVAVKAESEPECLNEDEKIPSKTKDGKEPLCSELSEKTQQLEEPEDHNVQDVLSDCMGTKKDCSINDDELIVRTGLIECKEEDQTKHLEDEPQEDPEQSHKQMRDIAEQVCTEPEVPPGCTHYNESKAPNSPLSQREEVNLAVGLEGSDISGGVEMKDFAEAKPQASAGLSQRYTDDTSEITPVSSEGSYEDSSLVNEVTEKGLCNGEPDPDRMTNLEGPNWIENELEEKFAEEGTRNNSEDEPSAAKSSFEKESRGAEGISEDVTNVEESKLENEERPAECEMNDEVPCKISNTEGEEDKTNRAISVIPLDMVYYPHYDVPISEVIEAFVEPKPDSVLCEEDNLSPTSPVPHSPVDSTEQNIDSLSLDCQDESQAISEEAEEIPTLLEEPEKDLTDHRLSLSVTPLQPAPTQHRSPDSETDSEDGMAQGSDDVIQRKSGEVSPKLQDQCLFEPWERHPGEWGAVEIDVPAEQYELIKTDEELAAARENMETLREISVGDNSTDESQLCERKVIDSNELQGENGSPIEASSLESIGANKREESKTSKNQENSDETEVPELHILLIVWLILYCLFVLPQMDFWSLPHLLLNLNE